A single genomic interval of Candidatus Eisenbacteria bacterium harbors:
- a CDS encoding ATP-grasp domain-containing protein, which yields MMSGKVLVIGAGFLQAFVIRRACEMGLTVVAVDRDPRALGFEWAHKRVVVDIKDQGSCLEVAESESVDAVLSVCTDLAVKTVAFVAGSLGLPGLPAEAARTCTNKALMRETLARAHVGRVAFGKASSPEEAVRAASSIGFPCILKPVDSVGSRGVTKIDNVSLVVAGFEAAARASACGDVIVEEFIDGPEISVEAVTRGGETTIAAVTDKITSGPPHFVELGHTQPSVFSDERAVRETVQDCVRALGVDWSASHTELRLTEEGPRVMEVGARLGGDRITSDLVPLSTGIDLMEAVILTSFGRAPQMTPRYRKGSAIRYLRVPPGRITAIRGVESARSVAGVTDVHMDMSIGDTVPRLRSSLDRVGHVVAQGPSASEAASAAEEAVARIEVEVRQ from the coding sequence ATGATGTCGGGGAAAGTGCTCGTCATAGGGGCAGGCTTCCTACAGGCCTTTGTGATCAGACGAGCCTGCGAAATGGGGCTCACCGTCGTAGCCGTTGACAGAGATCCCAGGGCTCTCGGCTTCGAGTGGGCCCACAAGCGGGTGGTCGTGGACATAAAGGACCAGGGGAGCTGTCTCGAGGTCGCTGAAAGCGAGAGCGTTGACGCCGTCCTGTCGGTCTGCACCGATCTTGCGGTGAAGACGGTGGCTTTTGTTGCGGGCTCTCTCGGTCTTCCGGGGCTTCCCGCCGAAGCAGCGCGAACGTGTACAAACAAGGCGCTGATGAGAGAAACACTCGCGCGTGCGCACGTGGGGCGTGTCGCTTTCGGGAAGGCGAGCTCTCCGGAGGAGGCGGTCCGGGCTGCTTCTTCGATTGGTTTTCCCTGCATCCTCAAACCGGTGGATTCGGTGGGGAGCAGGGGAGTCACAAAAATAGATAACGTCTCGCTGGTTGTGGCAGGTTTTGAGGCCGCGGCTCGAGCGTCCGCTTGCGGAGACGTCATCGTAGAGGAATTCATAGACGGTCCGGAGATTAGCGTGGAGGCCGTCACGCGGGGAGGAGAAACTACGATTGCCGCCGTGACTGACAAGATTACGAGCGGCCCGCCGCATTTCGTTGAACTGGGGCACACCCAGCCGTCCGTGTTTTCGGACGAACGGGCAGTGAGAGAGACCGTTCAGGACTGTGTGCGTGCGCTCGGAGTGGACTGGTCAGCCAGCCACACCGAGCTAAGACTTACGGAAGAAGGCCCGCGAGTCATGGAGGTGGGTGCGAGGCTCGGAGGTGACAGGATCACTTCGGACCTCGTGCCTCTTTCTACCGGAATAGACCTCATGGAGGCGGTGATCCTGACTTCCTTCGGCCGTGCGCCGCAAATGACACCGCGGTACAGGAAGGGTTCGGCCATACGTTATTTGCGTGTGCCCCCCGGTAGGATAACAGCGATACGGGGAGTCGAGTCCGCCCGTTCGGTGGCGGGCGTGACGGACGTACACATGGACATGTCAATCGGGGACACCGTTCCTCGACTCAGGAGTAGCCTCGATAGAGTCGGGCACGTCGTGGCACAGGGTCCTAGCGCATCTGAGGCAGCCAGCGCGGCCGAAGAGGCCGTGGCCAGGATAGAAGTAGAGGTGAGACAGTGA
- a CDS encoding glycosyltransferase family 2 protein translates to MTRGSRILVVIPAYNEVSNVGKVVEEVKREAPSVDVLVVDDGSIDATADAALKAGAIVVKLPFNLGMFEAVRTGFVYADRKGYDIAIQVDADGQHVPREIGALVDPVVREGFDVVVGSRYLESRGYRTPFFRKCGISLFAWLTSVVLGQKITDTTCGFRSYGTRAIRMFARYDSAEFKDSVGLVILGRAGLKIKEIPVTVRERIGGRSTISTIKALIYPFDFVLSLVAVLVRTRLTVPGGEA, encoded by the coding sequence GTGACAAGAGGTTCACGTATTCTCGTGGTGATTCCGGCTTACAATGAGGTCTCAAACGTGGGCAAGGTCGTGGAAGAGGTGAAGAGAGAGGCTCCCTCTGTCGACGTCTTGGTGGTAGACGACGGATCCATCGATGCTACGGCCGACGCGGCTCTCAAAGCCGGAGCCATCGTTGTCAAGCTGCCCTTCAACCTCGGAATGTTCGAGGCGGTGAGGACGGGTTTTGTCTACGCGGACAGGAAGGGCTACGACATCGCAATCCAGGTCGACGCCGACGGGCAACACGTTCCCCGTGAGATAGGAGCGCTGGTAGATCCAGTCGTCAGAGAGGGTTTTGATGTCGTAGTGGGCTCCAGATATCTTGAGAGTCGCGGATACAGAACACCTTTCTTTCGCAAGTGCGGCATCAGTCTGTTCGCATGGCTCACGTCGGTGGTGTTGGGACAGAAAATCACAGATACAACATGCGGTTTCAGGTCCTACGGCACGCGCGCAATAAGGATGTTTGCCAGGTACGACTCGGCCGAGTTCAAAGACTCCGTGGGGCTTGTGATTCTTGGAAGGGCAGGGCTGAAGATAAAGGAAATCCCGGTGACAGTGCGTGAAAGGATTGGAGGCAGGTCGACGATCTCGACCATCAAGGCGCTCATCTATCCCTTCGACTTCGTCCTTTCGCTCGTGGCCGTACTTGTGAGAACGAGACTTACCGTTCCTGGAGGTGAAGCATGA
- a CDS encoding DUF2304 domain-containing protein translates to MITPRVERFAIVISIVLILIVLDMVRRRRLRERYSLVWLFAVVAMTTLVVWEKLLVSITSMIGATDPSSTLFLFGILFALVILLHLSNKVSDFSTQLRILAKEMAVLNAQLSEVRPAHSTREEGARDKNLGRESEGSRVIEEGRL, encoded by the coding sequence ATGATAACTCCCAGAGTAGAGCGCTTCGCTATTGTGATTAGTATAGTGCTCATACTCATCGTGCTGGACATGGTGAGAAGACGAAGGCTGAGAGAAAGGTATTCGCTCGTCTGGCTCTTTGCAGTTGTGGCAATGACGACACTCGTGGTGTGGGAGAAGCTCTTGGTCTCGATCACTTCCATGATCGGAGCCACGGATCCTTCTTCCACTCTGTTTCTTTTCGGAATCCTATTTGCACTCGTGATCCTTCTTCATCTTTCAAACAAGGTCTCGGATTTCTCAACGCAGCTCAGGATACTGGCCAAGGAAATGGCCGTGCTGAACGCCCAACTCTCGGAGGTTCGCCCTGCGCATTCAACTCGTGAGGAGGGGGCGCGAGACAAGAACCTGGGCCGTGAGTCGGAAGGAAGCAGAGTAATCGAGGAGGGCCGGTTATGA
- a CDS encoding EamA family transporter, which translates to MKTAVYVFVCVTMLVAGQLLVKHGLTLKGGFQLSLSCFWPEFTKLITSGYIWLGAFVTMSSGLLWMDVLSKRELSFVYPLISLTYVFSLAASTLIFREHVSPLRWLGVVVICLGVYMVSRS; encoded by the coding sequence ATGAAAACCGCCGTCTACGTATTCGTGTGCGTGACCATGCTTGTGGCCGGGCAACTTCTGGTCAAGCATGGACTCACTCTGAAGGGTGGGTTTCAGCTTTCTCTCTCTTGCTTCTGGCCCGAGTTCACCAAGCTCATCACGTCCGGCTACATATGGCTGGGAGCGTTCGTGACCATGAGCAGCGGGCTACTCTGGATGGACGTGCTTTCGAAGAGAGAGCTCAGCTTCGTCTATCCCTTGATAAGCCTGACGTACGTGTTTTCTCTCGCCGCATCGACCCTCATCTTCAGAGAACATGTTTCTCCGCTCCGCTGGTTGGGAGTGGTCGTCATTTGTCTGGGTGTATACATGGTTTCGAGGAGTTGA